In Necator americanus strain Aroian chromosome IV, whole genome shotgun sequence, the following proteins share a genomic window:
- a CDS encoding hypothetical protein (NECATOR_CHRIV.G14099.T1) has protein sequence MATGERRSNLRLLRTSLILDQGDTRTTRHGDCLRLCTYNARTVSTDADLHALLGAAERIKFHVIALQETKCRRSDVRQMNDGTLVIRGEKVPSRNVGGVGFVVHPSVVHLVDSHEILSPRLAILRLRPLRQKSISIINCYSPTSAADDSELDAFYEELEEVVHNEKSFYKFVVGDFNAKLGKATEEEYRIGRFGLGDRNENGNRLAGLLSAARLFHGNSLFMKKDHRRWTWESPNGATRAEIDHILTNRRWCLLDVSVVPSFCSGSDHRLLRAKIRLSHTMEKNICYRQRRRKEVVYDDCVLEDSLSQGDWHIEEDPNVDYEMLLRGLRACAERASKSRTTNLDRISKTTKELLGRRRALRLDPNASHIERLVANTSCRKALQEDLLKYRQKKILEAAQRRTSLKKCRRDLREYNVPLATLLSEDGTRTSSRREMEIITERFYSNLFRSSTPVSSPIIPTGEAPPRILPSEVRVAIKSMKPGTAPGPDFISADFLRAGGHPLHVILAAHMTSYLQKERIPDQWKTSRTVLIHKKGDREDLRNYRPICLLSVLYKVFTKIILTRISRTLDEAQPQEQAGFRQGFSCLDHIQTVSRVIEVCREYRLPLVLTFVDYEKAFDSVETNAILSALVDQGVDASYVRTLANCYERCTTRIQLFHRPLTIPIGKGVRQGDTISPKLFTAALQWIMKSLSWEERGIRVDGRFLSNLRFADDIVLFSSSTNEAETMLNELNEAGKRIGLRINRKKTQFMKNAHCEDGGVQLEGSQIVETPSYVYLGRSMNMENDLKEELNRRMRAAWAAFAAVREATDQLTDHDLRAHLFDSTVLPALCYAAETWADTAATSRKLLTTHRALERCLLKFNRRTQHLAGLRSSDLRGMSRLRDPAEYVSKAKHRWAGHIMRRIDDRWTKRTLEWIPRDAKRPRGRPPTRWSDVFAARMDQLRAQLDTAQGPRQRHSRSLRTSWMTMARERNEWKRCWGPHVE, from the coding sequence atggcgaccggtgagaggcgatcaaatctcaggttgctcaggacgtcattgattctggaccaaggcgacacacgcacgactcgccatggagactgtctcagactgtgtacttacaacgcgagaacagtttccacagacgccgacctgcatgcccttctcggagctgcagagcgtatcaaatttcacgtgattgctctgcaggagaccaagtgcagaaggagcgacgtacgacagatgaatgacggtacactcgtcattcgtggagagaaggttccgtcgcgaaatgtaggcggtgttggtttcgttgtgcacccatctgtcgtccatctcgtcgattctcacgagatcctgtcacctcgtctggccattcttcgcctccgccctctgcgccaaaaatccatcagtatcatcaactgctattcaccaacatcagcagctgatgattccgaattggacgcgttttacgaggagctggaggaagtagtccacaacgagaagtccttttacaaattcgttgtcggagacttcaacgcaaaactaggaaaggccacagaagaggaatacaggattggaagatttggactaggggaccggaatgaaaatggcaatcgtctcgccgggctgttgtccgccgctcgcctctttcatgggaactctcttttcatgaaaaaagatcatcgtcggtggacatgggaatcgcccaatggcgcgactcgtgcggagatcgaccacatactcaccaaccggaggtggtgtctacttgacgtctcagtagtaccatccttttgtagtggttctgatcaccgtctccttcgtgcgaaaatacgacttagccacacgatggaaaagaacatctgctatcggcaacgaaggagaaaagaagtcgtctacgacgattgcgtactcgaggactccctgtcccaaggtgactggcacatcgaggaggacccaaacgtggactacgagatgctgctcagaggattacgagcctgtgctgaacgtgcctcgaagtcgcgcacgacaaacttggatcgaatttcgaagaccaccaaggaattgttaggaagaagaagggctttgaggcttgatccgaatgcatcgcacattgagcggttagtagcaaacactagctgcagaaaagcgttgcaggaggatcttttgaagtacaggcagaagaagattctagaagcagcacaaagaagaacgagtctaaagaagtgccgcagggatctccgcgaatataatgttccgctagcaaccttgctgagcgaagacgggactcgcacgtcttctcgtcgtgagatggaaatcattacggagaggttctactcgaaccttttccgttcatcaactcctgtgtcaagcccaatcatccccactggcgaagctccaccacggattctcccttcggaagtacgagtcgctatcaagagcatgaaacctggcacagcccccggacctgattttatttcagcagactttcttcgggctggtggccatccgcttcatgtaatcttagcagcgcacatgacatcctatcttcagaaagaaaggatcccagaccagtggaagacctcgcgaaccgttcttatccataagaaaggtgaccgagaggaccttcggaactaccgtccgatatgcttgctgagcgtgttatacaaagtattcaccaagatcatcctcacacgcatatctaggacgctggatgaagcccagcctcaagaacaagctggattccgccaagggttcagctgcttggaccacatccagaccgtgtcgagggtcatagaggtttgccgggaataccgcctgccccttgttctaaccttcgtcgactatgagaaagcctttgacagcgtagaaacgaatgcaatactgtcagcgctggtcgatcaaggtgtggacgcgtcgtatgtgaggacattagccaattgctacgaacgatgcacgactaggatacagcttttccaccgccctctcaccatacccattggaaagggggtacgacaaggcgatactatatcgccgaagctgttcacggctgcattgcaatggataatgaaatcactatcctgggaagaaaggggcatacgtgttgatggaagatttctttcgaaccttcgtttcgcggacgacatcgttctcttttcgagcagtaccaatgaagcagaaacgatgctcaacgaattgaacgaagcagggaagagaataggactacgaataaacagaaagaagacacagttcatgaagaacgcgcactgcgaggacggaggagtacaacttgaaggctcccaaatcgtggaaactccgtcatacgtatacctcggacgttctatgaacatggaaaacgacttgaaggaagaactgaatagaagaatgagagcagcatgggcagcattcgcagccgtcagggaagctacggaccaactgacggaccatgatcttcgtgcccatctgttcgactcgacagtccttccagcgctctgttacgcagcggagacgtgggcagacaccgcggccacgtctaggaagctacttactacccacagagcccttgagagatgtctcctgaagtttaaccggcgcacacaacaccttgccggtcttcgtagctccgacttaagaggaatgtcccgtcttcgcgacccagcggaatatgtatcgaaagcaaaacatagatgggccggtcacatcatgagaagaatcgacgatagatggactaaaagaacgctagagtggatcccaagggacgctaaacgcccccgagggagaccgccaacgagatggagtgacgtgttcgctgcacggatggaccagctgagagctcagctggatacggctcaaggacctcgtcaacgtcactcacgaagcttgagaacatcttggatgacaatggcgagggaacgaaatgagtggaagagatgctggggcccgcacgtcgagtga